In Xenorhabdus griffiniae, the genomic window CTGGGCGGGTTACAGCCTGTTCCCCAATGCGGCATGGAAACATCTGGTCGCAGAGTGGTTACGGGTCAAAAATGATCCCCTGATGCGACAAACATTCATCAACCTTGTGCTGGGTGAACCCTACGAAGACCGGGGCGAAAAAGCCCTGAGTGAACGTAAGATGCTGGAGCGTTGCGAGGTCTGGGCGGCAGAGGTTCCTGACGGTGTGGCTGTGTTAACCGCAGGTATTGATACTCAAGATGGCCGATTTGAAATTGAGGTTGTAGGTTGGGGACGAAATGAGGAAAGTTGGTCAATTTCGTTTGATGTCATTGAGGGGGATCTGGAAACTGACGAACCGTGGCGGAGGCTGGATGCCTATTTAAAACAGGTCTGGCGACGTGCCGATGGTTATGGTTTTACCATTATGGCGGCCTGCATGGACTCCGGTGGTCACCATACCCAGCGGGTCTATGATTTTGCCCGCGAACGGTTGGGTAGGCGGATTTGGGCGATTAAAGGGGAATCGGCACGAGGCGGCGCACGCTCACCCATCTGGCCGACCAAACGCCCAACCCCTCGCAGTAAATCCAGTTTCAAACCGATTATCATTGGCGTCAATGCGGCTAAAGATGCTATCCGTGCCCGGCTGCATATTGAGCCACCCGAAGCGGGTGAGCCGGCTCCGGCCTATATGCATTTCCCTGTTGACCGGGACTTAAATTATTTCAGTCAGTTACTGGCGGAGCGATCGGTAATTAAAATTTCTGGTGGTCAGCGTTACCGTATTTGGGAACAAATCCCCGGACGCGCGAATGAGGCGCTCGATTGTCGGGTCTACAGCTATGCTGCGTTATGTGGCCTGCTGTATCTGGGATTAAAACTCAATGTCCTGGCAACCACAATTGAGGCCAATCCCGGCAGGCTGAAACCACCTCCAGCTGAACCGGAAACCAAAATCAACCTGCAATATCCCGGCGTGGTTATTCAGGAGCCGGATACACCCCAGAAACGTAAACCCATTTCACAGATGTTGCCATAGGAAAATTATGTTTAAACGCAATACTGGTTTACTGGCAGGCATGAGCCGTGCCCAGCTTTTGGCTGCGCTGGAAACCGCGCAGGCCGCATACATTGATTTAGCGACAGGTAATAAAGGTGTTTCGTTTTCCTATTCTCAGGGCGACGGGACGCGTTCAGTGTCCTATCAACCCACAGATTTAGGTCATCTGCTGGCGCTGATCCAGATGATACAGATGCAGTTAGGTATCAGCACACGACATCCTGCGAGGTTTAGATTCTGATGACCATTCAAATATTGGGACCGGACGGCAAACCGTTAGCACCGTCCCGTCCCCGTTATTCCATGCTGACGGGCGGTAGCCGCGTTCCCTACGATGCCGCCGATTCGTTCAGTGATCAACTGGCAAATTGGCAGCCTGCACTGTGGTCGCCGGATAACGAAATCAATATCTATCGTGACCGCATTGTGTCGCGCGTTCGGGATTTGGCGCGTAATGACGGCTGGGCGGCAGGTTCCATTACCCGTGTACTGGATAATGCTATCGGCGCGAATTTTCGCCCTATTCTGAAACCCGATTACCGAATGCTGGCATTGTTAACCGGTAATAAATCATTTGATGTCACATGGGCAGCAGAATACCGCAAAGTCGTTGAGGCGCACTGGCGTTCGTGGGCTGATGACCCCGGACGCTACTGTGATGTGGAGCGTAAACAAACCGTCTCCCAGATGATGAGATTGGCATTTCGTCACAAACTGCTCGACGGTGACGCACTGGCGGTTCTGCAATACCGGACTGATCGGTTAGGTCAGGGGCGAGGGCGTTATGCAACCACTATTCAGATTGTCGATCCCGATCGTCTCAGTAATCCGCAGGAAATGATGGATATGGAGTACGTGCGCGGCGGCGTGGAAATCGACAGTGACGGCGCACCCATTGCCTATCATATCCGCGAGGCACATATGGGGGATTGGTGGAGTGGTAAAAAAACCATGACGTGGGAGCGTATTCCGCGTGAAACCTCGTGGGGGCGACCGCACGTGGTCCATGATTACGACCATGAACGTGGGGCACAACACCGCGGAAATGGGATGTTAACCCCGGTTGTTCAGCGTCTGAAAATGCTCATCAAATACGACCAGAGCGAACTGGAATCGGCAATACTCAATTCCATCTTTGCCGCCTATATCGAATCGCCCTATGACCCCGCAGCAGTCGAGGCGGCATTGGGTGATACGGGGATGAGTGACGACCCTAATCTGGGGGCATATCAGAGCGGTCGGGTAGAGTTTCATAACGAACGTCGGTTATCCCTGCAAAACGGGGCACGAATGCCAATTCTGTATCCGGGAGAAAAAATCACGACCGTCAATGCCGCCAGACCGCACAGCAATTTTGAGATATTTGAGAGTGCGGTACTGCGCAACATTGCCTCGGCAACCGGATTATCAACCCAACAGGTTACACAGGATTGGTCGGATGTGAACTACAGTTCTGCCCGTGCAGCGATGCTGGAGGCATGGAAAACCCTGACCCGTCGTCGTGACGATTTTTCTATCGGTTTTTCCCAGCCGATATTGAGTGCATTCGTCGAGGAACTGCACGACACCGTGGAATTACCATTACCCAATGGTGCACCGGATTTTCTGGACGCACGGGCGGCGTATTGTCGGTCACGTTGGATTGGTCCCGGTCGGGGCTGGGTTGACCCGGTAGCGGAAAAAGAGGGCGCTATTATGGGGCTGGAAGCCGGTTTATCGACACTTGAAATTGAGATTGCGGAAAACGCCGGTGGTGACTGGGAGGAGTTTATGGATCAACGGGCGCATGAAATACAAGTGTGTCAGGAACGCGGATTGCCGCTACCCAGCTGGGCGCAATCCCGCCTGACAACCGACAGCAAAACAGAGGAATTCAACCCATGAATTTACCCCATTTAGCCCAGCGGTTATTTAATGTGCCGCTGGCAATTCATCCGCGCAAAGCTGAGGTGGTTATGGCCGCGCTGACAGACCGCTTTGGTATCACCCAGATTCAGGCTGGAATGGACTGGGATGATGAGGGCGATTCATTTTCCCGTCGTAGGCGTGATACGGGTTATGACGTTTTAGAGGGAATTGCCGTTATTCCAGTACAAGGAACGTTGGTGCAAAAACTCGGTACGCTGCGGCCATATAGTGGTATGACGGGCTATGACGGGATTCGTCAATCATTTTTGACAGCGCTCAATGACCCTGATGTGAATGGAATTTGTCTGGATATCGATTCGCCCGGCGGCGAGGTTGCTGGTTGTTTTGATTTGGTCGACCTGATTTATCAGTCACGGGGTGAAAAACCGATTCATGCCATTTTGACGGAAAATGCCTACTCCGCTGCCTATGCCATCGCCAGTGCCGCGGATAAAATTACCGTGCCGCGCACCGGTGGTATGGGTTCAGTGGGAGTGATTGTGATCCATTGTGACTGGTCACAGAAAATTAAACAGGACGGATTAACCGTCACGATAATTACCTATGGTGATCGTAAAGCCGAGAGCAACCCGTATGTAAAATTAAGTACGGAGGCGCAGCAGGCTATTCAATCGGATGTTGACACAATGGGAAAATTGTTTGTCAGCACCGTCGCTCGTAACCGCGGGATGACAGAAAAAACAATACGTGACACACAGGCCGCCTGCTATCTGGCGGCTGAGGGTGTTCAGCTGGGGTTGGCTGATGTTGTGGCTACACCTGATATCGCATTTCAAACACTAATGAAAGAATCTGGAGTTTAACGATGTTTAAATTTGCACATTTGTTAGGAACCAAAGCTCGTGCCACTGATGAGCGCGAGGAAGACGAAAAAGCACGCAAGGCAAAATCTCGCGCGGAAGAGGAAGAAGACGAGAAAGACGCCGAAGAAGATGATCCGGATGCAGAAGACGAAGATGATGAAAAGGAAGGCAAAAAGGCGAAAAAAGCGAAAAAGGCTGAGTCAGAAGACGATGACCCAGACGCGGAAGACGATGATGATGCCGATGCTGGCGAAAACGAGAACGTCAAAAAAGGCCGTCGCGCTGAGCGCAAACGCTGCGCCAGTATCTTTGGCAGCAAATATGCAGCAGGTCGCCCTGATATAGCAGCACATTTGGCGTTCAATACCAAAATGTCAGCGAGTGAGGCTATCAGCACATTAAAAGCGGTGGGGGCAGTTCAGCCTGCACCTGCCAGAGTGTCACTGGACAGCAGAATGCGCACCGAACAACAGGTGCGATTGGGTCCCGATGCTCAGCAGCCCGCGAAAGGCTCTGCGGCTGCACTGGCGCAGCAGATGACGGGTTTATACAACACCAATAGAGGAACAAAATAATGGATCAATTTTCCAATAACCCATTTCAACCGGGTGTCCGTCAGTCGGTTTATGTGCCTGACCAGCTCATTGCAGGGCAACTGCAATTAGTTACTGATACCGCGACCATTGCGAAATCCGGCATTCTGAAGCGCGGTACGGTGCTGGGTCAAATCACCGCGACACGTGAGTATGTGTTCAGTAAAAAATCCGCAACAGATGGTAGTCAAATCCCATGTGCCATTCTGGTAGATGATGTAGACAC contains:
- a CDS encoding phage portal protein produces the protein MTIQILGPDGKPLAPSRPRYSMLTGGSRVPYDAADSFSDQLANWQPALWSPDNEINIYRDRIVSRVRDLARNDGWAAGSITRVLDNAIGANFRPILKPDYRMLALLTGNKSFDVTWAAEYRKVVEAHWRSWADDPGRYCDVERKQTVSQMMRLAFRHKLLDGDALAVLQYRTDRLGQGRGRYATTIQIVDPDRLSNPQEMMDMEYVRGGVEIDSDGAPIAYHIREAHMGDWWSGKKTMTWERIPRETSWGRPHVVHDYDHERGAQHRGNGMLTPVVQRLKMLIKYDQSELESAILNSIFAAYIESPYDPAAVEAALGDTGMSDDPNLGAYQSGRVEFHNERRLSLQNGARMPILYPGEKITTVNAARPHSNFEIFESAVLRNIASATGLSTQQVTQDWSDVNYSSARAAMLEAWKTLTRRRDDFSIGFSQPILSAFVEELHDTVELPLPNGAPDFLDARAAYCRSRWIGPGRGWVDPVAEKEGAIMGLEAGLSTLEIEIAENAGGDWEEFMDQRAHEIQVCQERGLPLPSWAQSRLTTDSKTEEFNP
- a CDS encoding head decoration protein, whose product is MDQFSNNPFQPGVRQSVYVPDQLIAGQLQLVTDTATIAKSGILKRGTVLGQITATREYVFSKKSATDGSQIPCAILVDDVDTTDGSASGGVYLMGEFNQNRIIYDESWKLPELTTELRKLSIFLRDSVTA
- a CDS encoding S49 family peptidase: MNLPHLAQRLFNVPLAIHPRKAEVVMAALTDRFGITQIQAGMDWDDEGDSFSRRRRDTGYDVLEGIAVIPVQGTLVQKLGTLRPYSGMTGYDGIRQSFLTALNDPDVNGICLDIDSPGGEVAGCFDLVDLIYQSRGEKPIHAILTENAYSAAYAIASAADKITVPRTGGMGSVGVIVIHCDWSQKIKQDGLTVTIITYGDRKAESNPYVKLSTEAQQAIQSDVDTMGKLFVSTVARNRGMTEKTIRDTQAACYLAAEGVQLGLADVVATPDIAFQTLMKESGV
- the gpW gene encoding gpW family head-tail joining protein, yielding MFKRNTGLLAGMSRAQLLAALETAQAAYIDLATGNKGVSFSYSQGDGTRSVSYQPTDLGHLLALIQMIQMQLGISTRHPARFRF
- a CDS encoding phage terminase large subunit family protein, with the translated sequence MITVHTGQRGDNAWQHFTRALVQKRADIRPPEPLSLSEWANKYAVLSKENSAQTGKFRSFKYQDGMMDAITDPSVTQVSVMKSARVGYTKILDHVVGYYLSHDPSPILVVQPRVEDAEDYSKTEIAPMLRDTPVLKDIAGEAKAKDSNQTILKKTFSNGANLTLVGANSPGGFRRITCRIILFDEVDGYPSGGAGAEGDQIALGIKRSETFWNRKIVLGSTPTVKETSRIEKAFCDSDQRYYYVPCPHCGEYQVLEWGGPDTPYGIKWEKDESGNGLPETAYYVCRHHGCVIQDSDKPGMIKQGEWRASKPFKGHAGFHIWAGYSLFPNAAWKHLVAEWLRVKNDPLMRQTFINLVLGEPYEDRGEKALSERKMLERCEVWAAEVPDGVAVLTAGIDTQDGRFEIEVVGWGRNEESWSISFDVIEGDLETDEPWRRLDAYLKQVWRRADGYGFTIMAACMDSGGHHTQRVYDFARERLGRRIWAIKGESARGGARSPIWPTKRPTPRSKSSFKPIIIGVNAAKDAIRARLHIEPPEAGEPAPAYMHFPVDRDLNYFSQLLAERSVIKISGGQRYRIWEQIPGRANEALDCRVYSYAALCGLLYLGLKLNVLATTIEANPGRLKPPPAEPETKINLQYPGVVIQEPDTPQKRKPISQMLP